The window TGTAGAAAATTTTAATAACTATTGCAATGGAACACCCAGCAGCAGCAAAGCTGGACACGTTTCTCACATCACAATATGCCCTAATCATGAGTAGATATCCATGATTAAGTACATATCCTGTGATGTCAGAAACACATCCGGCTTTGCTGCTACTGTGTTCCGCTGTGATTTTTACTACACCCAATAAAAGCTACCATTATATCACACACCAAGCTGAATATTGTCTTTCCCAGGTTAAGACATCATCCACCAAAGGTACTAAATTTTAATAACAAACACAAAATTGTCAAACCAGCAAAGATTTCATCATTTCTATGTTTTGTTTTTCTCAAACAGCAACAATGCATAAATAACTGTAGTTTTCCAAAATTCCCTTACCTCTGGTATATTGCAAATAGGTAATAAAGTATCTTTTTGGCAAACATTTTCTCTGGCTGAATCATCAGTGTCTATTAGATTCTCTGTAGGAACGTTCTGCACTGGTTTTAGATAAGCCATTTCATTCTGCTTTGAGTCCAGggtcacacacacatcatatgagAATGGGAAAGGTAAACTTGTATCACTGATCTCAGAAGGACATCCCAGGGTGAACTGAGGATATACATTTCTGCTATATGCTGCAAAAGTTGGCGGGGTCCTTGATTTTCTACACTTATAAAAAGTTATAAATATTAATGTAACTATGAAAAAAAGAGAAATCAGAGCAATGCAGACtagtaaataaaatgttaaattggATGTAGCTTTGGAATTGCTTGGTTTTGGTTTTATCTCTGGGATAACCTGTTGAAAGTTTTCCGCAACAACAAAGCTCAAAGTAACTGTAGATGAGAGAGCTGGGACTCCATTGTCCTTCACCAGAATCACAACTTTTTGTCTTAAAGACTCTATATCTGGAAGGTCTCTATCAATCTTGATTTCTCCAGTATATTGGCTGATAGTGAATAAAGATCGATCCAGGACCTGTAGTAAGTGATAGGAGAGCCAGGCATTATGTCCAGAGTCAGCGTCCACTGCAATCACTTTGGTGACAATATAACCTTTCTCAGCAGAGTAAGGAATAAACTCAAATAATGCTGATCCCTCAGTGTCTGCTGATGGGTAGAGGATCTTAGGAGCATTATCATTCTTATCAATGATACATATCCTCACTGTGACATTACTGCTTAGAGGAGGAGATCCACTGTCTTTAGCCATCACCTGGAACTGAAATTCCCGCAACTGTTCATAGTCAAATGATCTCTGGGCATAGAGAACCCCAGTCATTGAGTTGATGGAAACATAGGATGTGACTGGAATGTTTTCAATATTATTACTTAGAACAGAGTAGgtaattttagcattttcattaatATCATAATCTGATGCAAAGATGCTATGTATTGACATCCCGTGAATATTATTTTCTTGCACATAAACAACGTAATTGGGTTTTTCAAAAAGAGGAGAATTGTCATTTACATCCAAAATGGTCAAATGAATTGTTTTGTTGGAGGAAAGTTGAGGAGATCCATTATCTATAGCTCTAATTGTGATGTTATAGAATTGCATTGCTTCTCTATCAATATAAGTTGTAGTCACTAATTTATAGTAATTGGTCGATGATGGTATGAGATGGAAGGGTAAGTCTTCAGAGATTTTACACACAACCTCTCCGTTCTGTTCACTGTCTAAATCCTGAACATTGATCAACGCTATTATTGTATCAGGTGGGCAGTCCTCAGGAATCCTATCCTGTAGTGACGTCATTGTTACTTCAGGGGCGTTGTCATTCATATCAATAATACGGATTAATATTTTGCAGTGAGTTTCAAGGCCTCCGCCATCTTTGGCCTCTACAGTTAATTCATATTTTTCCCTCAACTCATAGTCTACATTTCCGATGACTGTAATTCTTCCATTTTCTGGATCGATACTAAAGACTGAATACATCATTTCAGGAATGTCCCGAAATGAATATGTAATTTGTGCATTCGAGCCTTCATCTTCATCTGTCGCATTCAGCTGAAGAACCAGAAAACCAACAGGAACATTTTCATTCAAGCTAACTTCAAATGTATTTCTACTAAATTTAGGAAAGTTGTCGTTCACATCGTGCACTTTAATCTTTATAACAGCAGTTCCTGTGTTAGGAGGTTGTCCTCCATCCAAGGCTTTTAAAATTAATTCATACATATTTTGCTTCTCTCTGTCAATATTTTTCTCTAGAATCAGCTCTGGAAATGTAATTCTGTCTTTGCTCATCTTTTTTCCCAGTGAGAAGAATTCATTTGTGTTGATAGTATAATCCTGAACAGAATTTGTACCAATATCAAGATCATGCGCATGTCCCAATGCTAGATGTACTCCAGGTAAAGCCGACTCACTAATAACCACATCAAAAATATTCTTTGAAAAACTTGGTGAATTATCATTGACATCTTGAATTTCAACTTTAATTGAATATAAATGTAATGGATTTTCAATCACAGCTTCAAAGCTTATTAAACAACTTTGTTTTAGATCACAGATTCTTTctctgtctattctttctgtgacaTACAAGTCCCCAGATTCTAAATTAACATTAAAATACTGTACTTTGCCTCTTGTGACAACATGGAATTTTCTGAATGCTAATTCCTTTGTAGTAAGCCCTAGGTCTTTTGCTATGTTTCCTACAGTAGATCCCTGTTTCATTTCTTCTGGTATGGAATAATGTAGCTGTGCACAGATGAGGTCTGATACAAAAGAAATAAGGAATAATGATACCTGCAATTTCATTGTCCTTTTGCCTCCATTGACATTCTTCTTCTTCATTTTAGCTGATAAATCACTGGTTTGCTGCTTTGCTCTCCCTAGAAAATCTAGGTTAGATGATTTATGAATGCAAAAACATTCCCAGTTTTCTGCCTTTTGGTAAAAAAATTATCCAAAATGTTGGAGAATGAGGAAATTGTGGAATTGCTTTCTGTGCCTTGCCTTCTAGTATGTTTTATTGCATTGTAGTAAAAATCAGGAGCTATGCATTCTGAGCTAGAATTTGCAGGTGGATAGTGGCGCTTAGAGTCTACTTTAGGAACTGCAGCAATTTCTGGCACaacatgtattttttattatggtGGTTAAGAAATCCTGCTATATACAGTATCCTGACAGTTTATCCTGGTAATGATTCACTTTAAAATGATGTAGTTTCTGAAGTCTTTAAGCACACCATGCGTATATCTACATAATTAAGAGGTTTACGTGTATTTTTTGTGATTTcttaatttttcttatttttctttcccTCACCTTCAAAAAGCTATTTTTCATCaccagagccatatgagggcacCTTTTATTTTAACATTAAACATATGgtgaaacattaaaaaaaaattacttgtgtggttaacccgataacgaccatggacgagtatagatgtcCAGGCTGGCGGCCGTTCCGGCACCTGTAAGGAGTTTTTTGACAGAGggtgggggctccctctgtctctctcctgtagcaccccgcaacgatcgcggggtgctgctggttgcctgggcagccgggggtctttacaaggaccgccaggtctgccccggttattgcctgtcaggacgtgTCAGAggcattaaaaaaagtgaaaaaaatgtaaaataagtaaaagtgtaaaaacaataagtataaaaaatagtgtaaaaagtgtaaaaaaaataaaaaataaatacatttattaa is drawn from Hyla sarda isolate aHylSar1 chromosome 4, aHylSar1.hap1, whole genome shotgun sequence and contains these coding sequences:
- the LOC130267390 gene encoding protocadherin gamma-B4-like isoform X30, producing MKKKNVNGGKRTMKLQVSLFLISFVSDLICAQLHYSIPEEMKQGSTVGNIAKDLGLTTKELAFRKFHVVTRGKVQYFNVNLESGDLYVTERIDRERICDLKQSCLISFEAVIENPLHLYSIKVEIQDVNDNSPSFSKNIFDVVISESALPGVHLALGHAHDLDIGTNSVQDYTINTNEFFSLGKKMSKDRITFPELILEKNIDREKQNMYELILKALDGGQPPNTGTAVIKIKVHDVNDNFPKFSRNTFEVSLNENVPVGFLVLQLNATDEDEGSNAQITYSFRDIPEMMYSVFSIDPENGRITVIGNVDYELREKYELTVEAKDGGGLETHCKILIRIIDMNDNAPEVTMTSLQDRIPEDCPPDTIIALINVQDLDSEQNGEVVCKISEDLPFHLIPSSTNYYKLVTTTYIDREAMQFYNITIRAIDNGSPQLSSNKTIHLTILDVNDNSPLFEKPNYVVYVQENNIHGMSIHSIFASDYDINENAKITYSVLSNNIENIPVTSYVSINSMTGVLYAQRSFDYEQLREFQFQVMAKDSGSPPLSSNVTVRICIIDKNDNAPKILYPSADTEGSALFEFIPYSAEKGYIVTKVIAVDADSGHNAWLSYHLLQVLDRSLFTISQYTGEIKIDRDLPDIESLRQKVVILVKDNGVPALSSTVTLSFVVAENFQQVIPEIKPKPSNSKATSNLTFYLLVCIALISLFFIVTLIFITFYKCRKSRTPPTFAAYSRNVYPQFTLGCPSEISDTSLPFPFSYDVCVTLDSKQNEMAYLKPVQNVPTENLIDTDDSARENVCQKDTLLPICNIPEQAQPNGEWRFSQAQRPGPSGAQPAEEAGVWPNNQFETERLQAMILASANEAAEGTSGLGGGTGTMGLSARYGPQFTLQHVPDYRQNVYIPGSTLTPTNAGGKRDGKGGGNKKKSGKKDKK